The Methanosarcina acetivorans C2A genome includes the window GGAATTTCAAAGCCGCTGAACTCGACATCGTCAGCACTTATGGTAATGCCTGAAAAGCCTGTGAAACCCGAAGAGTTCAGGAAAGGGTCCCTGATGCCTTTTAGTGCAGGAGATGAACCGGCATAGGGAACATACCAGACGACATCACCTGTGAATGCATCCAGAGAATAGAGGCTTCCGTAGCCGAAATACCCGTCATCTTCGCTTCCCGAATAAACGAGCCTGTCGGCGACAGCTACCGAACAGGTCCAGCCTCTGATTCCTCCATCATCTGCTGTCTTTGAAGGAATTGACCAGACAGGTTCGCCTGTAGTCGCATTAAAACAGTAGGTTTGCACGTTTGTATAGCCTCTGCACCCTCCGCAAACGTAGACAATCAACACTCTAAAAAAGTTATTGTAATTCAATGTTATCTATAAAGTTCAAACTTGTTACCATTTTTGTTATATTTATATCAAGTGACTCAGATAAATAGAGGTTGGAAGTAAAGATGTCGTCCAGTTTAACTTACAGTAATCTCCGGTTAAATAATGGAGCAAAAGTTAAGCTTATGTCTTCCAAAACCTCCTAAAGAATATAAGTTTATCTCCGCCTGAAAAGCGCGGAGCATAACTACCACATCAAGAGATATATGGAAGACATTGAAAATCGATGTCAACTTCACAAACCCAGAAACATCACCGTATGAAAAATGATTTCTTGGACTCTTCCTTGAGCATTGAAATAAATCGAACGAAGCGGAAACAAAGTAGGGGCTCTTTATGAGAGCCCCAAATCCTCCCAATTTAAGGTTTCACCGTTTTTCATAAAAGTCTTCGTTTTTCAAGGATATTTTATATTATTTGAATTTTCAAAGCCAGATTTCTTGTTTGAAGCATTTTGCAATACTATATTAAGGGCTTTAAAAACTTTTTTCCGGTTTAGAGATTCCCATTGGAATCTTTCCTTAAGTCCCGTTTATCCAGCATTCTCAAAGCTTCGGCTGCAGCCCACCTTACATTCGAGTCAGGATCATCCAGATTTTTAACAAGGGGATCTGTTGCTTTTATATCCCCTATTTTTCCGAGGGCTTCAGCTGTGCATTTTCTCACCCAGGGGTTGTCGTCGTCAAGCATATTGATAAGCGGACTTATCGCCTGCGGAGCTCGGAGGTTTCCGAGCGCGTATACGGCAGTGATCCTGAGTTCCGGGTCGGGTTCTTCAAGCATCCTGAGGAGAGGGGAAACCGCCCGTTCGTCCCCAAGATTTCCAAGGGCGTATACAGAGGCGTTTCTGACTTCAGGGCTGATATCAGCCAGTTTTTTGACCAGATGAGGAACCGCCTTTTCGTCCCTGAGGTTTCCAAGGGCTTCAGCAGCATGCTTTCGGATGTCCGGGTAGGGAGAATCCAATCTGGAGAGGATGGCGGCCAGAGCTTTTTCATCCCCGATTTTCCCGAGAGCTGTCAGGACCTGCACCTGAAATTCTGTGGGAGCGCCAGCCATCGGACTTTCTTCCAGTTTTTTGAGAAGGACGTCCATAGAATCCTGGCTTTTCAGGTTTCCGAGAGCCTCGGCTGCAGCGGCCTGGACTTCGGGGGCTTTGTCCTCCAGCTTTTTGACGAGGGGATCAACTGCCCTTTCATCCCCAAGTCTGGAAAGAGCGCGGACTGCCTGCAGCCTGAGCCCCTTATTTTTGTCTTCCAGGCATCCGATGAGTTCAGCTACAATATTTTCGTCTCCTACCCGGCCTAGAGCTTCAACTGCAGCTTCCCTGACCCGGGGATTTTTGTCGGCCAGTTTTCGCAAGAGTGCATCTACTGCCTGTTCATCTCCCAGCCAGCCAAGAAGCTGGGCTGCAGCTATCCGGACCTCAGGTTTTTCGTCTTCAAGTCCCTGAACGCAGAGTTCCATATCCCCGGGGCTGAGCTCCATTTGCCCTGAAGAGCTCCAACCCTCAAGCTCCCGGAGGAGGTTCGTGAGGTAGGTAAATTTCTCGGAGGAGGTTTTCAGTCCGGAAACATCACTTAACATCTCCATAGACAGATAAACGATGGCGATGAGGGAAGCTACTAACGAAAGCAGAGAGGTAAAAAGCATGAGCTCTATCTTCAATTCCGAGGGAGAATGCAGACTGAAAATGATCAGCATCAGCCCGTTGAGATATATACTCCCGACAGCCGTGTAAGAAACGATTTTCAGAGGAGGCTTCAGCCGGTTCGCAATAGAATGGATGCTGTCCAGGTTCCTCTGCAGGGACAGCGCAAAAATGGCAATAAACACGGCGTAAACTGCAGCTATCGACTGCATCACCGTTGAGGGAACCCAGAAGTAGTTATTCATACTTTCGGTCCCGGTTCCGGAATCATTCCCGGAAAAAAGAGCGTAGCTCAGAACAACCAGAATAGAAAAGAAAAATAATTCCAGTTTGTACGTTTTAAAATCAGCTAATTTCATATGAACAGGCAATTTGTATTCAAATTGTTATATAAAATATTCGCCCGCCTGATAAGTTCGGATAATTAAATCCTGGAAATAATAACACTACCAGTTATAAGACTGGCAGTTATAAGACCTTAATCACGACCTGGTCTCCGCTTTTAAGCCCGAACTGCAGAGCTGCGTTCCCCTTATTTATCGCAATTTCGAGAAAGCCATGGCTACCTATAAGGGCAAGTGCCTCTTCCTGCCCGACGAAACCGTAAGTCCGGACGAAGGAGACTTTCCGCCCGTTTACCTCGACCTTCGAGCCAAAGGTGCAGAATTTCAGAACGGCATCTTCCGGGATATTTGTGATCACGTTTCCGAAACCGTCCGAAAAAACGACTTCCCCCACAAGAAAAGGACCGTCAACTCCGAAATTCCCGAAATCGAGATCCACGAAATCCGAGATTCTATTCCCTACAACATCTATTGGCATACCTTTTGAAAGCCGGGCTCCCACAGGTGCGAAAATATCTCTGCCGTGGAAGGTTGCCGAAACCCCCGATTTAAGCATCAAGTCCTTATTTGTGATCTCATACACCTCCATCTCCCCCAGCCTGCGGGCGGCAGGAATCAGGAGCCCGTTGTCAGGGCCCACGAAAAATTGTTCTTCTCCTTTACTGCCGGCTTTTACGGCAAGGGCCCGGCGGGAAGT containing:
- a CDS encoding HEAT repeat domain-containing protein, with protein sequence MKLADFKTYKLELFFFSILVVLSYALFSGNDSGTGTESMNNYFWVPSTVMQSIAAVYAVFIAIFALSLQRNLDSIHSIANRLKPPLKIVSYTAVGSIYLNGLMLIIFSLHSPSELKIELMLFTSLLSLVASLIAIVYLSMEMLSDVSGLKTSSEKFTYLTNLLRELEGWSSSGQMELSPGDMELCVQGLEDEKPEVRIAAAQLLGWLGDEQAVDALLRKLADKNPRVREAAVEALGRVGDENIVAELIGCLEDKNKGLRLQAVRALSRLGDERAVDPLVKKLEDKAPEVQAAAAEALGNLKSQDSMDVLLKKLEESPMAGAPTEFQVQVLTALGKIGDEKALAAILSRLDSPYPDIRKHAAEALGNLRDEKAVPHLVKKLADISPEVRNASVYALGNLGDERAVSPLLRMLEEPDPELRITAVYALGNLRAPQAISPLINMLDDDNPWVRKCTAEALGKIGDIKATDPLVKNLDDPDSNVRWAAAEALRMLDKRDLRKDSNGNL
- a CDS encoding SAM hydrolase/SAM-dependent halogenase family protein, with product MSVISLTTDFGDLYPASMKAVILGINPEVRIVDITHSIRQAGIREGAFALYSLVPYFSAKSVHVGVIDPGVGTSRRALAVKAGSKGEEQFFVGPDNGLLIPAARRLGEMEVYEITNKDLMLKSGVSATFHGRDIFAPVGARLSKGMPIDVVGNRISDFVDLDFGNFGVDGPFLVGEVVFSDGFGNVITNIPEDAVLKFCTFGSKVEVNGRKVSFVRTYGFVGQEEALALIGSHGFLEIAINKGNAALQFGLKSGDQVVIKVL